In Conger conger chromosome 5, fConCon1.1, whole genome shotgun sequence, the DNA window tacacagtacacagtaacaGGCTAAACTTAAGACACCTTGTTCACATTTTACCACCTATAATTAatagtgcattctgggatatgaGTTCCCGAAAGGAAACCCCAAAGCTGGTGCACCTGCTGGCATAAACTCCCTACTAACCAACAACCCTGTTAATTCAACATAGCACCAATCACGTAATTAAGTACagaaacaccaacacaaaaggCTCGACTAAACCTGAGTTTGACCCACCCTACCCTCCATAAAGGCACCACAGAACCTCCTGAGCGTGATTTCAGATCCATTCCCCGTCGTTCCCAAACAAAATCCCAATCCCAAAGGAGAGCTGACCCAGCTGCAGGAGAGCGAGGGGGagcacactgccccctggtggatgGGAGGGCAGGGAATTAACGGTCAGAAAGGACCGTATTCCGCTAGACTTCCACGGTCGGTTCGGCAGGATCCTGCAGGCTGGTTTCAGCTCTTGGACGGAATGAAGCCACATCTATTCCACACGCCCTGTGAGTCCAGCAGCTGCCACTCACCGGGGGGTCGGCTGAGATTCAGCCCGGGCGGCTGAGATTCAGCCCAGGCGTCTGAGATTCAGCCCAGGCGTCTGAGATTCAGCCCAGGCGGCTGAGATTCAGCCCAGGCGGCTGAGATTCAGCCCAGGTGTCTGCCTGCTGACAACAAACCACAGACTGACCACAGAGGACCCAGTGCCTGTTATGTCACCCACTGACTGTCCATGGGCtcctgaaaagcattttgatgCCCCAGGAAGAAGTTTACTGGAGTCTGCGCCTTAGGGAAGCTGAtgcgagtgagagtgagagacgtaatctgtccctgattcgcaTTTGTACTACGGTAcagttgttacattacattaatggcatttggcagacgctcttattcggagcgacgtacagttgattagcaggagacaatcctcccctggagcaatgcagggttaagggccttgctcaagggcccaacggctgtgcggatcttattgtggctacaccaggattagaaccaccgaccttgtgtgtcccagtcatttaccttaaccacttcgctacaggccgccctacattgTTGCACCATCGACTTTACACTGGAAGGGTCTGGAAATGAGCGTCGAAGAAGAAGTGTGGGTTTGGGTTTGAGTCAGAGGCAGGAGGAGCGGAGAGTTTTGGggacgggcggggcggggcggggcggggcggggggcggggcggcgggCGGCTCAGCTCCGCGGCTTGCGGTCGGCGTAGCTGGGGAAGCCGAGCTGCGAGAGCACGATGTTGGAGTAGCGCAGCGGCATGGAGCCGTAGATGCGCGCCAGGCGGTTCAGGCAGGACGAGCGCTGCAGCAGGTGTTCGGGCCGGTGCCACAGGCCCAGGTAGCCGCTCCGCGCCTCGCGCTCCAGGTTCCGCAGGTCCACGGGCCTCACGAACACGCCGGCCGCCCGCGGCCCCGCCcccacaggccccgcccccagccGCAGCGCCACCACGAAGTTCATGGCGATGTCGTCGCAGTTCTGCATCTCGTCCACCAGGGCGAGCACCGGAGCCGGCTGCTCCTGGAAGAGCTGCAGGTACCTGCGGTGGAAGAAGGCCGCGCCCACCAGCACCATGGAGTACCTGCAACACCACCGGGGCCATCGTCAACGTCATAACAGGGACGTCAGCCTCCGGCCAGCGGCCGCATTCACCCACTCCCTACAGTCTCATGGCTTCAGGCAATGCTACGGTTCGTTTGAATTGCCATCACTCAAATTAGACCTTCCCTCCCTGGGCTGATGCGATTGGCGAGGTCCCACAAAAGATGATAGGTTTGGGGtgctgtgtgtacctgtctcCCGCCCCCTCCTCGGGGTCCTGCAGCTCGAGCTCCCGTAGCTGTACACCCCGGAGGCCGCTGTCACGTGCTTGCGGGGGATGAAGCCCACAATCTGCTCCGGGAACAGCTGCCATACGCCCCCGGGACAgcagggggcgagagagagggggaaataaagcaacaacaacacaaacacttttAGTCCCTTCAGTAACAACAGAGGAAGGTCACCAGattcacactcacgcacacatacacatacagtgacCAAGCAAATAATTACAGTATGCCAGAACACATAACAGGCTGGTTTCACTGACAGATTAAGCTTTGTCCTTGACGACTAAACTGAGTTTTATCAAATTTGAAATGAGTCTAGGCCAAGGCTTAATCggagtctgtgaaactggcccaacgGTCGTGTGTGGGAGTCCCAGTCATCCCGTTCACTACACGGTCAGTAACACACAGCCGACTGTGTGCTGAGGAGCGATAGGTGTCACATGACCAGGGAGCgatgatgtcatttctgaagCAGCATCACCTTCCAGACGGAGAAGGCGAAGCTCAGGTCCGGAACGCTGACCAGGGTGTCATCATCcagcatcagcacagctgtgGAGCCAGACAGAGACAGGAGTGTGAGACAACTGAAAAAGCAGGAGATAGCCGACAGTGGCGTTTTTGTCAACAACACAGAAGCTGCTGTCTTACCAGCAGCAAACgcaaaacagaaagagagaaaagaaagagaatttggattggagggccagaTTTAACGATTGCGGGGCAAGTTCAGAGCTGAACGTGGCCCTGTGGAGCTGAACGGGGCCCTGTGGAGCTGAACGGGGGCCCTGTGGGGCTGAACGGGGCCCTGTGGAGCTGAACGGGGCCCTGTGGAGCTGAACGGGGCCCTGTGGAGCTGAACGGGGCCCTGTGGAGCTGACGGGGCCCTGTGGAGCTGAACGGGGCCCTAGGGGCCGGCGGGGCGGGGCTGAACTGGGCCCTAGGGGCCGGCGGGGCCCTGCGCTCACCATCGGTGTCGATCTCGCTGAAAGGCTGCAGCCGGTGCGCATGCGGTTGGCGCTCTGCTCCTTGAAGAGGACGGGGACGGGGTGGGGCCCCAGGGAGTCCCAGAGGGCCCGGGGCGGGGGCTGGCCACGTTGTTCCCACCACCAGGATGCGGCGCAGCCGCGGCAGGGCCTGGTAGTGGTTGAGCAGCCGCAGCAGCACGTCGGTGCGGTTGTAGGTCTGCATGACGATGGTGAAGCCGTCGCGCGCCGCCCTCTCCTGGCCAGCCCCGGTTCTGCGGGCGTCGCGGGGGTGGGCGGCGGCCTGGGGCTCAGCCGCGGGGAGCAGCGCGgtaagccccgcccccaccagGACAGCAGGAGCAGCGCCGCCAGGAGGCACGCCCGGCGCACAAGAGCCCTGCAGCCACGGCGCGGGAACCTgcagaggagcgagagagagagagggagagagagagagagggagagagagggagagagagagggagagagagagagagagagagagagagagagagagagagagagagagagagagagagagagagagagagagggaggagagagagagagagagagagagagagagagagagagagagagagagagagagagagagagagagagagagagagaggggggagagagagagagagagagagagagagagagagagagagagagagggagagagagagagagagagaggggggagagagagagagagagagagagagagagaggggggagagagaaagacagggagagagagagagagagagagagNNNNNNNNNNNNNNNNNNNNNNNNNNNNNNNNNNNNNNNNNNNNNNNNNNNNNNNNNNNNNNNNNNNNNNNNNNNNNNNNNNNNNNNNNNNNNNNNNNNNNNNNNNNNNNNNNNNNNNNNNNNNNNNNNNNNNNNNNNNNNNNNNNNNNNNNNNNNNNNNNNNNNNNNNNNNNNNNNNNNNNNNNNNNNNNNNNNNNNNNgagagagaggggggggggagagggggggtgagagagagggggggggagagagagagagagagagagagagagagggggagagagaaagacagggagagagaaagagagggagagggagaccgTTAGAACAGCGGCCTGACAAACcgccacccaacaccaccatcatcatcatttcatCACACAACCCTAATCTAGAGCTGCCTAACATACATTCCACACATCAAGGCTTGTGGCTTGAGGGTTTTCCTCCCCACAAGggagtcgtttttttttttgtttttttcaacctcgtgctatttgggggctcagggctggtatttccttttttttctttttctttttttcttccgttactctgtaaagcgtctttgtgacagtctgctgtgaaaagcgctacacAAATACAACCCAATTCAACTGAATTGAATGGAAGCCGTGGAACAAGCTGAAACGGGTCATACGTTCTGGATAAATACCGGAGAGCACGGCATAATGAGCAGCCGAGGCAGGAGCAGAGGTACCACAGCACAGGAGGAGTGCATCAGCCTCCAGTACACCAaaaacactaaacactaaaGTGAATCCCCGTCTGCGCACTCAAATGAGCGCTCCCCCAGGAAACGCGCTCCACTTCGATCAGTTCCCCTTCACTAGTGCCTCCAAAGGCATGAcagggaataataataatgtataataatgagAAGAATAAAATGACAAGATATATGTGTAATAAGGCAGGTGAACTGTACGCAATGGTAGTAGTAGTCTGACTGTACTTTGCCCAGGAATTTACTGTACGTGCATTGACTGGACAACCGTTTACATGAATATTGCAGCAGCACGCGGACACTAAggcacaaattatttttgtacagAGAATCTCCATTTAAAATTTTAGGCTTAATGTGGGTCTGAGAAACTACCTCCAAACAAAACGACTAAAAGCTGCTTCTGTAGACGACAGTGAGATCGCCTCAGAGCTTGGTTTATTTACAGTACCCCATTGGATCTGGATCTTATGGGTTTTACAACCAGCAGAATCTGATCAATGCATAGGAGTGTATTTTCCGTGGATCAATGTTAGGTTACGCAGAGAATGCAGTTTCGGTTCTGCGTCGGCGCAAAATATGACCGTAGAGAGCATCTTACATACACATTCTGGAATGTAAGACGGCATTATTGATGCAACGATTAAAAGGCAGTGGTTTATCCATTGTTCATGAGGTAGTAACTGACGTTATGAACACAAATCAGTCACGACTTTTCACGACTGCACGAGCGAACTAGTTTGTTTGTAAGCTTCACCGTGAGGCCAACAGATTGGAATATTAGATGAAAAAGTGGCACTAGTTATGAACTATTCATCATACTACTTTACTTTCGGTAGTCCAATGTTAGAGCTGAGAAACCAGAGAGAGCTGGGCGAGCCTATGATTTAAGCGAAAAGATCATACGCAGTGCGTTTTTTCTCCATCGAATAAAGCCGGCAACTAAGACGCCTTTCCAAAAACACGGCGCTCTAAATTCCAAAGTTTTCTGTAGCAAACGTAAGCCGTTCATCGTATCAAAGCTGAGTTGCAGGTTGCTAGCTAACTTTCCCTGTTGTATGCTAACCCCACAGAGTCAAAGCAGTGGCACGCAAACACAAAAGCATAACTGTATCGATCAAACATGTCAAAACCATATGTCTATGGTCAAAACAGTACCTCATTTCAGCCAACTACCTTCACCAACTTCCGACTTGAAAATTTGTCCTCGAAAGTTTGGCTCTGGCGCTTATTTGCGCAGCCGTACGGCATCGCTCCAGTAGGGGCGCTGCACCTATTAACAGATATTTAAGCTTGGATATGGGTTAATGCAGGATACGCAGATTCCAGTTTTCAGGGCTAGGCGACGCAGTTGTTCTCGTCCGACTGCATAACTTCATGCATGACGATATTCTTTATAAAGTCTATGGAAACGACTTGCTCTGGTTTAAGCGAAGCGCCCATTGGCTAAGAAAAGCTTTCACCATCCATAAGGAAGTTATGAGACTTCGATCTCATCCATCATTATTCCAAGACAAACTTCATGAACGGTCAGACAAATACCAAATGATTTTTATCAGAGTGCTGACATTCACAATTGAATGCATTACATATTCCTCATAAATGCTGTCTTAATAAACATCGCTGCAATGGAGTTTATATCCAAATAACTGTATCAAAACCCTTCAATGATAtatgagaaaataatttgaagaagCTCTTGGTACACAAAATcctgtagtaataataataataataataataataataataataataataataataataaaattaagacTTGATTCACATCAATTTGTCGTGAGTGTTATAGTATTTATAGCTGTTCTCGTATATCTCGCTTGAATAAACGCTCACGTCACGTGATTATACCAAAGCCGCCTTTTCAATAATTAGAATTTGGTCTGGGTTAAACAATTTAACAATGATGGTACTTTGTTAAGGGTTTGCCAAAGTTTCTTCACTCCAAGAGACACACGATAATAGATTAACATCAGTCCTGATACGTGAGCAGCTCAACAGTCTGTCTGCTGCAgaatgtagctgtataaaatttttttttaagaatatgCAACTACAGGCCTCtagtgcggcctgtagcgtagtggttaaggtaaatgacaaggtcggtggttctaatccttgtgtagccacaataagatctgcacagccgttgggcccttgagcaaggcccctaaccctgcattgctccaggggaggattgtctcctgcttagtctaatcaactgtacgtcgctctggtctgccaaatgctaataatgtagtGGAAGCAAGGCGTTTATGTATAAAGccgtgtttctgcctccactagatgtaatacttcctaatatcagCGGAGTTTAtgctttgccaatttccatttaagcCGCTTAACGGTGCCCCTCCCGATGAAGACACAGTAGCCTCCAGCTGTGTCGGTTTTGCACCGTTAAGGGGCTTATTTTGCATCTCTGTGCTCcagaccttttctttttttagttcaTACACATCAATATATAAAAAGTCGAACCATTATGAATAAACAATTCACAAGCATAGGTGGGGGGCAGACAAAACGTAAAGAGCCAAACTAAAGTCCTCGTCTGGCAGCGTAAGGCCATGTGTGCAGTGGCGGCCTGtagggacccgcaaggtcggtgggtctaatcccggtgtagccacaataagatccgcacagccgttgggcccttgagcaaggcccttaaccctgcattgctccaggggaggattgtctcctgcttagtctaatcaactgtaagttgcgttggataaaaagcgtcagcaaaatgacattatgtaatgtaatggacatGAGAGAGGAGCCGAAGTGGACACTAATACTGCTGAAACTGAAGAAGAAGAGATTCATCTCCAGCCTTCAGGCTGAGCATTGTGAGCAGACACGGCGAGTGAAGACCATTCAAAGCAAGATCTGCTTGCTTATAGAATCACCGCCCCTATACACTGGACACAGGCATATATCACTTGAAGACTGGTGAGGTGTCAAAAGAGATAAACGGTTGCTCTATATGTATCAGGGAACCTGGGCGCAGTAAGATGCCGACAATTAGATTATTTTTGATTCCCAGAGGTAATCTTAAAGGATATTAAtgtctttgttttaaaaaaaaacccaaaacagcaTTACTGTTTAAAAGGGAAACCACTGTTGGCAAAACTAAGCCAtaataattggttggaacaaaaaccaggactGGTCATAAAAACGCCCAACGGAATGTGACGGCGCACAGCGTATTTGACAGCTGAACCCGTTAGAGTAGCGACCCCAGGTTGTGTTTTTCACTTGATCATGGTGGTGCAGTCGCCATGGAAACCGATTTTCCTCTGTCACTGATGTGACTCGATCAAGTGACAGTGAAGTTGAATCTCTCTTGAGTTCATCAACTCCAGTACGTCCCACGCACTGAACTGTAATATAAcacttatttaaatatttatcattattttaaaatattgatgaagCAATTTGAATTGACTTGAATGGATTGAGACGCGGCTATTGCTTATATGAATGGATGTTTGATGCACTTGCACCTCCGCAACGCGAGGGGGCTCACGAGGGTTATTCAAAATGTCAGCAAAAAAAGAGAGTATCGACAGCGGACACAGCCATACTCAGTGGCACATATTTACGAATTTGCAATATGTTAGTTAGTTGGCTAAATAATTAGTTAAACGTTTCTAGAGCCCACTGAAGCACCAAAATGTCTGGAGCCCTTGCGAGGCTGCTATTTTACCCTACTTTAGCGTACAATGTTGTTATGGAGAAAGTGTCGTCCAGACGGTGGTTTGACCGTGTGGACCAAACTGTCATTCTAGGAGCATTGCCGTTTAAATCAATGACAGACGAGGTAAGGcacagctaactagctagctattttctgatttattcttattttctgATTTTCCGGACGTTGATTAACGTTACATTGAATGCCGTTACATTGTAGCCTACGTTAATTAAGTTATTTTTGTAAGATAAGTTTAACCATAGGTAGCAAGTTATCAACAACGTAACTATAACTTTAGTCAGAATTTTGGGGATGTTTGGGCTGATGATGACTCCTGAACAAGTTGCTAACTAGCATGATATTAGGAACTAACTGTTAGCTTGCAGGACAAAATAGCAGCCCGCACAGAACAAAACACAAGTTAATATCTCAAACAGACCAGGCTTAAATTCACAATATATAACGGTTTCATAGGACCGGGTTCGAGAAACGCTGTACGCTCACGTGTATTAGTTTGAACTTAAAATGTGCCAGTAGCCAGTGACCCGCGAAATGGCCTGAGAGTCGCAATGACTGCGTTGTTAATGTTGTCGCTGAAGTGTGAATTATGTTTTCAGTTGGTGCAGGGAGAACATGTGAGAGGGGTGATTACTATGAACGAGgaatatgaaacaaaatatttctgCAACTCTGCTGAGGTACGTGGCGCTACTGCGGGCTTTATCATCATACTTCATATTCTGTGGTTGATCCTGGTTTCagtcctgtgtatgtgtgtgtgtgcgtgcctgtgtgcctgcatgtgtgcgtgtgtgtatgtatgtatgtatgtgtgtgcgcgtctgtgcgtgtctgtgtgtgtttgcgtgtctgtgtgtgtgcgcgtgcctgtgcgtgcgtgcgtgtctgtgtgtgtgcgtgtgtgtgtgtgtgtgtgtgcgtgtgtgtgtgtgcgtgcgtgagtgtgtgtgtgtgtgcgtgtgtgcgtgtgtgcgtgtttatgtgtgtttgtgtgtgtgtgtgtgcgtgcgtgtctgtgtgtgcgtgtctgtgtgtgcgtgtttgtgtgtgtgtgcgtgcgtgcgtgcgtgcgtgtgtgcgtgtctgtgtgtgcgtgtttgtgtgtgcgtgtgcgtgtgcgcgtgcgtgtgtgtgtgagcattccTGCCTCAGGAGTGGCAGGCTGTGGGGGTGGAGCAGCTGTGTCTCCGTACAGTGGACCTGACGGGGGTGCCCAGCCTGGAGAAGCTGCACAGGGGGGTGCAGTTCGCCCTGCAGGTGAAGGAGCAGGGTGCCAGCGTCTACATCCACTGCAAGGCCGGACGCTGCCGCAGTGCCACCATGGTCGCAGCCTACCTCATCAAGGTCAGTCCTCaaaacccccaccctcacctgcctcaCCTGCTCACCTGCCCACCtgcccaccctcacctgcccaccctcacctgcctcaCCTGCCCACACTCACCTGCCTCACCTGCCCACACTcaccaccctcacctgcccacactcaccaccctcacctgcccacactcaccaccctcacctgcctcacctgcccacactcacctgcctcacctgctcacctgcccaccctcacctgcacactcaccacCCTCACCAGCCTCACCTGCTCACCTGCCCACCTGcccaccctcacctgcacactcaccacCCTCACCAGCCTCACCTGCTCACCtgcccaccctcacctgcctcaCCTGCCCACACTCACCACCCTcaccaccctcacctgcccacactcacctgcccactcaccaccctcacctgcccactcgccaccctcacctgcccacactcaccaccctcacctgcccacactcacctgcccactcaccaccctcacctgcccactcgccaccctcacctgcccacactcaccaccctcacctgcccacactcaccaccctcacctgcccacactcacctgcccactcgccacactcacctgcccactcgccaccctcacctgcccacactcaccacactcaccaacaacaacaaatgctTACCTGTCCAAGTACTTACAGACCGCACTGTATGtggttgtatttgtttttatactaAAGGTTCTCTTTaaatcttgtgtgtgtgtgtgtgtgtgtgtgtgtgtgcgtgtgcgcgtgtgtgtgtgtgtgtgtgtgtgtgtgtgtgtgttacagttaCACTGCTGGAGTCCAGAGGAGGCGTGCCAAACGCTGAGGTCCATTCGCCCTCATGTGCTCGTGCGTAAAGCGCAGATGGAGTTGCTGCGCACTTATTACCAGCAGGTCTGCAGCAGCCAGTCCACACAGAACCAGCAATGACACTCATCACCCAACACAAATCTGACCCACAAAGGGGTTTTCTTTTACAATGCAACATGTGTGTCCTGGATGCAGTACGAGGAAATGGAGTGAGTGCATCTGCACCAATCTGAAGGCTGGGAGGTGAAAGGTGAAATGATGCAGGAAGTGATAACGTATTGACCGCCTACGTGGAGTGTCCAactttaaaggagcactgtcacactcgTTTCAGTTCAGATTATTTGCGTGAAATTATTAATGTATCAaatgctttaatttaatttaattaaatgctcAAATTATGTGTGCCGGCCTTTTAAAAATCGCCGTCAGTATAGccttttcctaaatatggggcaaaacttatAAGGGCAAacttggcttgaatctccagcctgtgttacccagaaggtaagGGGCGCTCAAACTCCGCCCTcgaacgcagagactggtttatggatggcCACCCATCCCGGCGGTCACATCACACTCCCTGAAATtacggtaacgttagcatacaaatatcacggaaacctaccttggctagcctgagcgatatgacggacagcACAGCTTTGATTTTGTCGAGTTAGAGGGcaagcttttcgattttgaTGAAGAACTGCAACCTTACTGTTTTGAACCGGAAATTACAGAGGAGGAATTGCGTGAGCGAGAGACAGACGGTGGAGGTTTGCATCACTGACAATAATAACTGcatcctgcagtacttaccGACTTGttctgcagcaataggaggaTTAATTAAAAGAAGTATCTACAACCACGATTTTGATACCgcttgttagctagatatttactcACTTGTCACTTAGTTGCCCTCCTGGACCCTtccaattaatttttttgttgttaagtACTGCAGGGTGTAGCCAGGGTTTGAAGTTATTATTGCCAGCGATGCAAACTCAGTTTTCGGTTGTCCATGTtcctccactgtctgtctctcttgcaCACTCAATTCTTCTTCTGTAAATTCCGGTCAAAAACTAAAAGAGGAagcaaagtcagagctgtctgTCATGTTGCTCAAGCTAGCCAAGTCAGGTTCCATGATATCTGCATGTTAATCCAAATAAAAAAGTGACCTTTAATACTCCACTGTAtattccaaaagaaaatggtgtgtgtgtgtgtgagagtgtgtgtgtgtgtgtgtgtgtcagtgtgtcaaaGTGAGCCAACAATAGTGAAGTCCACTGAAAACTGGTACATACAGTagcttttcatttgtttaaaaataccTAATACCTTGTAATTATTGCTAGAACTCATTACTAATTGGTATTTCTCCATTACATTATTCCAGCATATTCTGGTGTATGATTAAAATTTTATAAATCACTTTTGAGCTTTTGTGTTTGTAGAattcccaaaacaaacaagcatcTGAGCCTTGCCTGGTGTTAATTTTAGAGAGTCTTCATGATTCAGACGATATACTTAGTTGCGCTTTTTTTAGAcaaccatgcattacattacattacatcaatgccatttggcagacactcttatccagtgcatacccataaccagggataagtgcgctgaaagaccctggagggaTTTTGCCATGCTGATGGCAAATTGTAAAAGGTCTTCAACATGGCCAGGATTCAGATTGTTGTAAAGCTTTTTCTATTGTACTCCATTCATGCTGTCTCTTTAGATTTCATACGCTAAGGTCCCAATGTATGATGGTGCTGTTTACGTGGTTCTGCACAGTGAGGTTCTGGACCGCGGTTCTGAGGATGTGTGTTTCTGGATCAGAAACACACTAAATGTGCTCAATATGATGTGTGTTCTAAACACGCACTAAATACGCACAATAATGTGCTCGGACTTGCATTTCCACCCAAATGTGTCACTTTTCACAAGCATTCATTGTCTATTTGCATTGCTCAAAGTGCCCTCGTTAACAGTGCTGAGAAAGGAGTGGACTTCTCAACTACGCGCAAGCATTCACACCTTCACTCACTGACGCATTTCACAAACACTGACGCACAGTGTTTCAGGCACAAGATGGTGGGGTTTTAGTGACAAAGCTGACAAGGTTCCCAAAAGGGTAAAAAGCAAGAGTGAAGTCTATTTGAAACTTTAGGATTGGTGGCTTCTAACTGGATTTGGTACAGAGGAACATagatgcgagtgtgtgtgtgtgtgtgtgtgtgcgtgtgtgtgtgagagcgtgtgtaagcgtgtgcgtgagtgtctgtgtgtgtgttgggaaaACACTGATTGAACCGTTCTCCAAGAATTGGGAATACGCCACTACTGTAACTTCTCCTCTCTGAAGCTGTGATTTTGGCTGAAGGCCTGCCAAGATACACACACCCCCTGGGACCTGAGAACAGTCGTCTGTGCCACCCCAGCTCCCAGCCATCTTGTGTGTCCATGTCAAACAGAGCTGTTTGACTTTCCCTGACTGCTCTCTTCAGAACTCTGAAGAGGCCGAACTCTTCTGGTGTGTGTCAATGGTGTGAGAACCCCATTATTACCAAAGGGTAAGGAGGCTCTTGCAGGACTGGATTTGTTGcgttttttttctcagactgCAAGAAataagtgcattgtgggagtttGTCATTTCAAGTTGGACATTTAACATGGTCATTTGAATATATTCTTTCAAGTATTTTACCTCTATATAAACCCAGAGAGGGCCTGCACACCTTGGTAGAGTTTCTTTGCAGGTGCAGCTTTTTTTGAGGTTaaacttttgaaaaagtaaggaaaaagcgcaacactgctactttacAGAGTCACCACTTTATTGGCCGACGCTGACGTTTCGGCTCTAGGCCTTCATCAGAGTAAC includes these proteins:
- the LOC133129690 gene encoding LOW QUALITY PROTEIN: exostosin-like 2 (The sequence of the model RefSeq protein was modified relative to this genomic sequence to represent the inferred CDS: inserted 4 bases in 3 codons), giving the protein MHSSCAVVPLLLPRLLIMPCSPVPAPWLQGSCAPGVPPGGAAPAVLVGAGLTALLPAAEPQAAAHPRDARRTGAGQERAARDGFTIVMQTYNRTDVLLRLLNHYQALPRLRRILVXWEQRGQPPPRALWDSLGPHPVPVLFKEQSANRMRXRLQPFSEIDTDAVLMLDDDTLVSVPDLSFAFSVWKLFPEQIVGFIPRKHVTAASGVYSYGSXELQDPEEGAGDRYSMVLVGAAFFHRRYLQLFQEQPAPVLALVDEMQNCDDIAMNFVVALRLGAGPVGAGPRAAGVFVRPVDLRNLEREARSGYLGLWHRPEHLLQRSSCLNRLARIYGSMPLRYSNIVLSQLGFPSYADRKPRS
- the ptpmt1 gene encoding phosphatidylglycerophosphatase and protein-tyrosine phosphatase 1, with amino-acid sequence MSGALARLLFYPTLAYNVVMEKVSSRRWFDRVDQTVILGALPFKSMTDELVQGEHVRGVITMNEEYETKYFCNSAEEWQAVGVEQLCLRTVDLTGVPSLEKLHRGVQFALQVKEQGASVYIHCKAGRCRSATMVAAYLIKLHCWSPEEACQTLRSIRPHVLVRKAQMELLRTYYQQVCSSQSTQNQQ